A genome region from Chiroxiphia lanceolata isolate bChiLan1 chromosome 5, bChiLan1.pri, whole genome shotgun sequence includes the following:
- the USP15 gene encoding ubiquitin carboxyl-terminal hydrolase 15 isoform X6, with protein sequence MAEGGAADLETQRTDVAALLKTALRKGDTWYLVDSRWFKQWKKYVGFDSWDKYQMGDQNVYPGPIDNSGLLKDGDSQSLKEHLIDELDYILLPTEGWNRLVSWYTLMEGQEPIARKVVEQGMFVKHCKVEVYLTELKLCENGNMNNVVTRRFSKADTIDTIEKEIRKIFNIPGEKETRLWNKYMSNTFEPLNKPDSTIQDAGLYQGQVLVIEQKNEDGTWPRGPSTPKSPGASNFSTLPKISPSLSNNYNNMNNRK encoded by the exons ATGGCGGAGGGAGGCGCGGCGGATCTGGAGACACAGCGCACGGACGTCGCGGCGCTGCTCAAAACCGCCCTCCGCAAGGGCGACACCTG GTATCTAGTGGATAGTCGCTGGTtcaaacagtggaaaaaatatgttgGTTTTGACAGCTGGGACAAATACCAGATGGGAGATCAGAATGTGTACCCTGGTCCTATTGATAATTCTGGACTTCTCAAAG ATGGTGATTCTCAGTCTCTCAAGGAACATCTTATTGATGAGCTGGACTACATCCTTTTGCCAACTGAAGGCTGGAATCGGCTAGTTAGCTGGTACACACTGATGGAAGGTCAAGAGCCAATAGCACGCAAG GTCGTTGAACAGGGTATGTTTGTAAAGCACTGCAAAGTAGAAGTATATCTAACAGAATTAAAACTttgtgaaaatggaaatatgaaCAATGTTGTCACACGAAGATTTAGTAAAGCTGATACAATAG ATACAATTGAAAAGGAgataagaaaaatcttcaaTATTCCAGGTGAAAAGGAGACCAGATTGTGGAACAAATACATGAGTAATACTTTTGAACCTTTGAATAAACCAGACAGTACTATACAGGATGCTGGTTTATACCAGGGACAG GTCCTGGTGATAGAACAGAAGAATGAGGATGGAACATGGCCAAGAGGTCCTTCAACTCCTAA gtcCCCAGGTGCATCCAATTTTTCAACTTTACCAAAGATTTCTCCATCTCTATCAAATAATTATAACAACATGAACAACAGAAA ATAA